Part of the Lotus japonicus ecotype B-129 chromosome 6, LjGifu_v1.2 genome, GGTGAAGGAGAGTTTctcaagaaatttcaagtaaagtatctagtattggcgtgtagagccaattacaacgtactTTTGGGGCGGGACACCCTTAACAAGTTATGCGCTGTAATTTCGACCGTTCATTTAACTGTCAAAAACCCAGCCTGCAATGGGAAGGTCGGGGTCCTTCGCGTGGATCAGAATGCAGCGAGAGAATGTTACCTAAGGagtgtggcgctctatgggcgaaaggccgccaaggaaagcCACTGTATCACAGAAATTTTTCCACAAGAAGGGTTTAGTTTAGACCCGAgggatgatgctgatgatttccgcccacaacctttgGAAGAAACTAAATCGGCGCAAATCAAGGATaaagattggcagcagtttAACAAAAGAGCAGGAGGAAAGATTGATCACCCTTTTGGGCATAcgataatttggatctctttgcatggacaatcaatgatgtaccagggattgaccccaatgtgatcactcataAACTGGCCATACGGCCAGGGGCGACGccagtcatccagccaaggcgaaggatgagtgatgaaaagaacaaggcgGTGCAAGTAGAAACTGAGAAGTTATTGAAGGCCCAATTCATTCGAGAGGTGCAGTACCCAAATTGGCTCGCCAACGTAGTGATGGTCAAGAAAGCCAATGGGAAGTGgagaatgtgcacggattacacaagtctgaacaaagtgtgtcccaaagattcatatcctcttcccaatgttgataaattGGTGGATGGGGCTTCCggaaatgaacttttaagtctcatggatgcatactctGGGTATaaccaaatcatgatgcatccctcggacgAGGAAAGTACAACATTCATGACTAATCAGacgaattattgttacaaaactatgccttttggtttaaaaaaTGCGGGAGCTACATACCAACGCCTCATGGATAAAATTTTTTCGAGCCAAGTTGGAAGGAATATGGAagtatatgtggatgatatgattgttaaGTCCGCCAAGTCCGGTGACCACGACGATGATCTCAAGGAAGCATTTGCTCAACTAAGAAAATATCGAATGAAGTTAAATCCCGAGAAATGTTCATTTGGGATTCAAGGGGtaaagtttttgggattcatgataaCATCAAGGGGGATTGAAGTGAACCCAGATAAAGGcagggcgatcttggaaatgaaaagcccaacaaatgTCAAGGAAGTACAACGATTAACAGGACGCATGGCTGCCTtagcacgtttcttgccaatggcgggcgACAAAGCAACTCCGTTCTTCacttgtttgaaaaagaactcgAAGTTTCAATGGACCGAGGCATGTGAACAAGCTTTTACTaaattgaaagaatcattagCAACGTTACCGGTACTATCCAAGCCCACACCAGTCGTTCCTTTGACGCTCTACTTGGCAGTCACGGATAGGGCGGTCAGTACGGTGTTGCTTCAGGAAGAAGGGAAAAAGCAGaaggttatatattttgtgagtcatactCTGCAAGGTGCTGAATTgcgataccaaaaaattgaaaggcGGCCTTGGAAATTCTAAAAACTGCGAGGCGCCTTAGGccatacttccaaagtttcctaatcagagttaaaactgatgttcccttaaggcaggTACTCCAGAAACCCGATTTCTCAGGGCGATTGGTCAGCTAGTCAGTCGAGTTGTCTGAATATGATATACAGTATGAGCCAAGGGGACAAGTTACAATCCAAAGCTTGATTgatttcgtggcggaattaacacccacatAAGGCGAGAAAACTCAGGGAGAGTGGGTCCTGTCTGTTGATGGATCCTCCAACGACACGGGAAGTGGGGTAGGAATAACTATTGAAAGCCCGGATAAGATGGCCATCGAGCAATCTTTGAAATTCGAGTTTAAGGCGAGCAACAACCAATCAGAATATGAGGCACTGATCACCGGATTAAGGCTCGCCATTGAATTAGGCGTTcagaaattgttcatcaaaggaGACTCATAGTTGGTTGTTAAACAGGTAAAAGGCGAGTATCAAGTGAAGGATCCACAACTTTCTAAATACCTGGAAGTGGTACATAGATTAATGATGGAGATAGAGAAGATCAGGATAGAACATGTTCCAAGAAGTCAAAATGAAAGGGCTGACGTGCTAGCAAAATTGGCCAGTACGGGGCGATTGGGCAATTATCAAACAGTCATCCAGGAAACCCTTCCTCGCCCCAGTATTGACTTGGTGGAAGTTAAGTTAAAAGAAGTGAAGTCAGTgattgaaggcgagccttcgtggatggagtcaatcaagaCTTTCCTAAAAAATCCTCCAAAGGATGATGATCTGAACACAAAGGAAAAGCGTAGGGAGGCTAGTTTTTACACGCTGGTAGACGGTGAGCTATATCGccggggaattatgtctcctGTGCTCAAATGTGTTGACACAAGAGATGCCCTGGGAATCATGACGGAGGTTCACGAAGGAGTATGCTCTAGTCACATAGGTGGGCGATCATTGGCAGTAAAGGTATTGAGAGCAGGATTTTACTGGCCGAcgatgaagaaggactgtctaGAATACGTCAAGaagtgtgaaaaatgtcaagttttTTCTGACTTACATAAAGCTCCGCCTGaagagttaacaaccatgatggcaccttggccatttgctatgtgggggactgacattttaggaccattcccagtagcaaaggcacaaatgaagtatatcattgtCGCTGTTGATgatttcactaaatggatagaagcggaagcagtggcgactatTACAGCCGCCAAAGTCAGGAACTTTCTATGGCGACGAATAGTGTGCAggtttggggtccccatggcttTGGTAATGGACAATGGGACTCAATTCACAAGCAATGTCACCAGAGAATTTTGTGCGGAGATGAGAATTGAAATGCGATTTGCATCAGTGGAACATCCACAGACTAACGGACAGGCAGAATCAGCCAACAAGGTTATTTTGAAGGGcttaaagaaaaaattggatGAGGAAAAAGGTCTTTGGGCTGAGGAGCTCCCAGGCGTCCTATGGGCGTATAACACGACTGAACAGACAAGCACGAAGGAAACCCCATACCGTTTAACCTATGGAAATGATGTCATGCTCcctgtggaaattgaaaaccaaagttggcgagtagCCCGATTTAATGAGGATGACAATGGGGAGAATTTGATAGcgaatctaatcatgctgcctgaggaacaacgggaggcacacttaaggaatgaggcggggaaggtgAAAGTTGCAAGGAAGTTTGCAACAAAAGTGGTCCCAAGAactatgagggtaggagacttagtgcttcgAAAGAAGACTATACCTGACAAGCACAACAAACTTTCgcccaattggggcgggccttacaggataattggcgatgttggaggtgGAGCTTATAAGCTGGAACAAATTAATGGTCAAAagattccacgaacatggaacgcctcacatTTGAAGCAGTACTTTAGTTAAGAGGAACAACAAAAATGAGGCAGTGTTGACCCGAGGATATAAGAGTATttttgtgggtcttttattttatttttaatttattttatgagttttaattagtttttatagtatttttatttaattttcgtatttttaattattttaggattttaggagtttttattacgatttggtagattttagtagtttttttcttattattaattagtactttttaaATGATAGATTTAGTTAGGATTTGACTTGTTTATTTTGGgattattatctttttagtatttgattttgatttatcttgttattttatttaggattttcggaataaaaagaaaagagaaaatcaggaaaagGATCTGATCCGGTGCTGGTGGTCCACGAGAGCTCCATACACATGCAGGAAATTGATGGCTAATGTTTCCCTCCACGCCATGTGGCGCGATCTTGGCAGGGATTCACCGTAAGACGGTGGTGCGAGTAGCACTGGACTCAGCCCATTTAAATCACAGACCAATTGCTCGCTGACACGTGGCAGAGGTGTTGACCCAAAAGCAAATTCCGCCAGAAAGAGAAAATCACGTGAATACTTAGAGGAAAAAGACGGAAACGGCAAAacttaatatatataatttggtAGAAGTATTTTTCTTAAGTTTTTGGTGAGGGGAATTGAGCACAAACTTCTTAGGGTTTTTAGAGCTTTTGCAAGGTTTCTCCTGGAGATTTTATGtgctattttttttctctttaattcTTGATTATGACCATGTTTGGCAAAACTTCTTTTAGTACTTGGGATGTGGATCCTTTTTAGGATTATGTTTTGATTCGAACCTTTGCTTCATATGAATTTTGTTTATTAATCTACGTAGTTGTTTCAATTTATCTTTTGATTATACTTGAATGCATGCGAGTGATTTACTGGTTCTTATGAGAACGGAAGTTGATTAGGAATTAGAGAAACAAGGAAACAATTAGATTAGGCGTTCCCTACTGcttgattcaagagtagaacctaattgcgttggctagtttaaatagaacttaatcttcaattccctggtctaggtgctcgtaaaacagacttagtaattgaattgaaagtctAGGGCGTGTGAGTTATCAACATCTTAGAACATAGGCTAAATCGCCGTAGAGaagttaattaaattcatatgaaTATTGTTAGAATGAAGGCATAAGCCGAATAGGTGAAACAAGACCCAAGTACTATTTTTCTCATATGATTTCTTAAACTATTTGATTTTCGCTTTTACTTTTTATGAGTGATTGCTACAATCTTTAAAATCCttaaaattggtttttattttcataatctaaATATTAGAAGTTAAGAGAATTAGTATTGAATCACAATCATCGAGGGATCGATATTTATTACTACGGGcaactttgtacacttgcaaagGAGCTATCAGGCAGCATATGTaaagaatgaagggacaatAGCTCCCATGTATGGAAtgtaatgaaaagatcattttaAGAGATTGTCTATTTTTTGATATTACGAATTTATGCGGCGCAAGTCGTATCAGGGTATAAAATACCGCGAGTaatcctttcggaataagaaagtgtcGCCATCGAGTGtcaaaagccttggcaattctagtggccactagaaaccaagcctcgtcgaaaaatcggctaaggtatataaaCCTAAACGTTAACAAAATTCAGTAAATAACAACTTCAAGGTAACAACAGTTAAATTGAAAAGAACTTCATTAAAGATAAGAAAAGGGTGTGGCCCATACATGTTTAAAGTAACAACAAACAAAAGGGCAAAGCCCAAAACAAAGCTTGACTTAAACCaaataaaacaacaaataaaatcaagccaggttctcattgttggcgttgttgtctTGGCTCGCGACAACTTTTGGGTCCTTCTCCCCTTCATCCCCATTCTTGTCCTTGTTATGACCATCTTCGTCATTTTCTTCCTCAGATTCACTTTCAGAATTgaattgaggaaggaggtcaatatcaacatcatcatcgcCGATTACCTGACCATCCTTAATCTCCTTTAAAAACCCGatacgggaaagatcaaagcctggTTCAACAACACTGATTTACTCTTTAGCCTtgagaaagccttgagcaaattgaaTGGATGCACGCCCTAGAATGGAGGCATTCAGGCGTTCATATTTCTCTTCCATCTTTCGGCACTTAGCCTGAGCAGCAGTGTGTTTGACATTAATGGCTTCCTTCAAAGATTTAGTCTTTTGAATGAGCAGGTCAGAAGtcgccaagtcttcagttaacttagcacatttTTCCTCGGAAGACTTCAGGTGCTTGTTGGCGGTTTCAGCGTCGACCTTTGCTCGCTCATATGCAGCCTTATAGTCAGCCGCCTTCTTCTCAAGACGGTTCTTGGCCGCATGCAAATCCTTCACATAGTGAGCCATACCCaccacagtactggcggcagagagAGCATGGTGAATggccatggaagcaatgttggggggaccttgaccAGAAATGTCTTTGTGGAGCCTGTTGTCAAAGGTTCGATTCATAAAGTCCAAACCGTTGAAGTGGGGATCGGACAAGCTTAGCAAGGTAGGGAGAGCCTCGCCTCTGATAGCTGAACTAGAGCCAGCATGACCAAATGGAGTTGGCGGGCGGTTGATCATTGCATTTGGATCTTCACGGGGTGGCGGGACATTATcatttcccttctttttctctgcCGGTTTACCTCTGGAGGCTAAACCGGAAGGATTGAGAGTTGTCTGGTGTAAGGGTTTATTACCAGCAGTTCTTTCAGTGGCGCCTGAAATTTTCTGGCACTTAGGATCTCTGATGTTGTCAGAATCTGAAGCACCTTCAAGTTTTTTCTTCTGCTCAGCTTCCGCAGCTCTTTTTCTCGCCGCCTCAGCAGATTGGGCGAGATACTCTTTCATCTTCAACGGGCTGGCGTCGACCTTGCCCTTACCCATCGTGGCTACACAGAAAAGTATCACAGTTAGAAGTGAGGCATGAATAAAAAAGCAAGTTATGTGtgaagattataaacttactaaaaaattgatctaAAGTGCCAGTTTTCGACGCCTCGATCAAATCATGACCAGAGACTACTGGCAATGAGCGAAGATAATCGGCGACCCCTCGCTCAGAATCATCCAGGGCGTCATATGAAACAGAGATTTTTCGGCGAGGATTTTTCGTCCaataaaaggggaagagaggattATTGTTGGAATCTCGGAACAAATTCTTTACTTCAGGCGACTCAACaaatttaaagtattttttctgccacactttgcaATGGCTCTTAAGGGCAGTAAACCGGCTCATTTTCTTGCGGGCTAAAAGAGGGACCCACTTCACGGAAGTAGGTTTCTTGGTAACAGacttatagaaaagaaaaaataaagggtAGGTGGGCGTGAAGCTCAAATAGTCAAATAGAATTTCAAAGCAACgaataaaaccccaggcgttgggctggagttggcaaggcgccacattcagaaaggATAGAACATGACATATGAAAGGCGAAaaaggaagtttgatgttcaagtcAGTGAAAAAGTAACCATAAACGAAGAAGAAGTCGGGCGATTCATCTGACAATTCTTTGCGTAAAATAACACAATCATCCTCGCCGCATGGAAGAACGTTTAGCTGAAGGTCTTCGTTATGAGAAGTGGCGGGATTTACCTTTGTAAACCCTTGGGCAGATATCcgaagcgaattaatgctcccaatactaccccagatggaacgccacagacatttatcttcaaccaaatgtACGTTTGTACGCCATTCGGGCGAAGATAAATTCTCATTGGAGGAAAGGACAGAATCAACAGAACCGGCTGGTCCGAAATCCTCGTGAATGGAAGGCGAGGATTGGATTTCAATAACAGAGGGGGCAGAAATTTCCCCCTCTGTTGAAGGTGATgaaagttctaaggaagaaacgCTAACACTATTCCACGAcat contains:
- the LOC130725061 gene encoding uncharacterized protein LOC130725061; this encodes MEVYVDDMIVKSAKSGDHDDDLKEAFAQLRKYRMKLNPEKCSFGIQGVKFLGFMITSRGIEVNPDKGRAILEMKSPTNVKEVQRLTGRMAALARFLPMAGDKATPFFTCLKKNSKFQWTEACEQAFTKLKESLATLPVLSKPTPVVPLTLYLAVTDRAVSTVLLQEEGKKQKVKGEYQVKDPQLSKYLEVVHRLMMEIEKIRIEHVPRSQNERADVLAKLASTGRLGNYQTVIQETLPRPSIDLVEVKLKEVKSVIEGEPSWMESIKTFLKNPPKDDDLNTKEKRREASFYTLVDGELYRRGIMSPVLKCVDTRDALGIMTEVHEGVCSSHIGGRSLAVKKRKQWRLLQPPKSGTFYGDE